A stretch of the Elephas maximus indicus isolate mEleMax1 chromosome 3, mEleMax1 primary haplotype, whole genome shotgun sequence genome encodes the following:
- the LOC126073539 gene encoding histone H2B type 2-F: MPDPAKSAPAPKKGSKKAVTKVQKKDGKKRKRSRKESYSVYVYKVLKQVHPDTGISSKAMGIMNSFVNDIFERIAGEASRLAHYNKRSTITSREIQTAVRLLLPGELAKHAVSEGTKAVTKYTSSK; this comes from the coding sequence ATGCCGGATCCTGCGAAGTCGGCGCCAGCTCCTAAGAAGGGCTCCAAGAAGGCTGTTACGAAGGTGCAGAAAAAGGATGGTAAGAAACGCAAGCGCAGCCGTAAGGAAAGTTACTCCGTTTACGTGTACAAGGTGCTGAAGCAGGTCCACCCGGACACCGGCATCTCGTCCAAGGCCATGGGCATCATGAACTCCTTCGTCAACGACATCTTCGAGCGCATCGCCGGGGAAGCGTCCCGCCTGGCGCATTACAACAAACGCTCGACCATCACGTCCCGGGAGATCCAGACGGCCGTGCGCCTGCTGCTGCCCGGCGAGCTGGCCAAGCACGCCGTGTCCGAGGGCACCAAGGCCGTCACCAAGTACACCAGCTCCAAGTAA
- the LOC126073535 gene encoding histone H3, whose amino-acid sequence MARTKQTARKSTGGKAPRKQLATKAARKSAPATGGVKKPHRYRPGTVALREIRRYQKSTELLIRKLPFQRLVREIAQDFKTDLRFQSSAVMALQEASEAYLVGLFEDTNLCAIHAKRVTIMPKDIQLARRIRGERA is encoded by the coding sequence ATGGCCCGTACTAAGCAGACTGCCCGCAAGTCGACCGGGGGCAAGGCCCCGCGGAAGCAGCTGGCCACCAAGGCCGCCCGCAAGAGCGCGCCGGCCACGGGCGGCGTGAAGAAGCCGCACCGCTACCGGCCGGGCACCGTGGCCCTGCGGGAGATCCGGCGCTACCAGAAGTCCACCGAGCTGCTGATCCGCAAGCTGCCGTTCCAGCGGCTGGTGCGCGAGATCGCGCAGGACTTCAAGACGGACCTGCGCTTCCAGAGCTCGGCCGTGATGGCGCTGCAGGAGGCGAGCGAGGCCTACCTGGTGGGGCTGTTTGAAGACACGAACCTGTGCGCCATCCACGCCAAGCGCGTGACCATCATGCCCAAGGACATCCAGCTGGCCCGCCGCATCCGCGGGGAGCGGGCTTAA